A window of Macadamia integrifolia cultivar HAES 741 unplaced genomic scaffold, SCU_Mint_v3 scaffold155, whole genome shotgun sequence contains these coding sequences:
- the LOC122064196 gene encoding bidirectional sugar transporter SWEET2a-like yields the protein MISSGLVSTYSFFSYGAGIAGNVFAFVLFLSPIPTFRRITRNRSTEEFSGLPYIYALMNCLICLWYGMPIVTPGIILVATVNSIGAVFQLTYIFIFILYAEKKKKMKMLGLLLAVLSIFALIVYMSLSVLGSPMRQIFVGYLSVASLISMFASPLFIVNLVIRTKSVEFMPFYLSLSTFLMSISFFAYGMLKCDAFIYVPNGIGSVLGAVQLVLYCYYSKTSREDLRESLITSFA from the exons ATGATTTCTTCTGGACTTGTTTCCACATATTCATTTTTCAGCTATGGAGCTGGAATCGCCG GGAATGTTTTTGCTTTTGTGTTGTTTCTCTCACCTAT ACCCACATTTAGAAGAATTACAAGAAACCGGTCAACAGAAGAGTTCTCGGGGTTGCCGTACATTTATGCCCTAATGAACTGCTTGATCTGCCTCTGGTATGGAATGCCCATTGTAACACCTGGTATTATATTGGTTGCAACAGTCAATTCCATAGGGGCTGTTTTCCAGTTAACATACATATTCATCTTTATTTTATATgctgagaaaaaaaagaag ATGAAGATGCTGGGATTATTGCTGGCAGTTTTAAGCATATTTGCACTAATTGTATATATGAGCTTGAGTGTACTTGGTTCTCCTATGCGGCAGATCTTTGTTGGATACTTGAGTGTTGCTTCTCTCATATCCATGTTTGCTTCCCCATTGTTTATAGTT AATTTGGTGATCCGAACGAAGAGTGTAGAGTTCATGCCATTTTATCTGTCACTTTCAACCTTCTTGATGAGCATCTCTTTCTTTGCCTACGGAATGTTAAAGTGTGATGCTTTCATTTAT GTGCCAAATGGGATTGGATCTGTCCTGGGGGCAGTGCAATTGGTTTTGTACTGCTACTACAGCAAAACGTCCAGAGAAGACTTAAGAGAATCCTTGATAACATCGTTTGCATGA